Proteins encoded within one genomic window of Caldalkalibacillus thermarum:
- a CDS encoding 4'-phosphopantetheinyl transferase family protein — protein MTGKDLAKLYDCLSELERRQSMKLIDKKQMKRYVAAHGLLRIVLSAYVTIEPKQISISRTPFGKPVLTDYRHIHFNLSHSHHFSYIAISYQGRQVGIDCETVRDVNHECLAKFVFNPSQYLLYKHLDSHIQRIQFFSMWTQKEAFIKAIGLGFQYRRIKDIQVDINISQSSSVTNTWKGKQWVTVPLKKGPEHSASFCYENGRETKCKTG, from the coding sequence GTGACAGGAAAGGATTTGGCCAAGCTGTATGACTGTCTTTCTGAGCTTGAGCGCAGGCAAAGTATGAAGCTGATTGACAAAAAACAGATGAAACGTTATGTTGCAGCACATGGATTATTACGAATTGTGCTTTCTGCTTATGTCACTATTGAACCGAAGCAAATATCCATTTCCCGAACCCCTTTTGGGAAACCCGTTCTCACAGATTACAGGCACATACACTTTAACCTTAGTCACTCCCATCATTTTTCTTACATCGCCATATCCTACCAGGGCCGACAAGTTGGCATTGATTGTGAGACAGTGCGGGACGTTAATCATGAATGCTTAGCAAAATTTGTTTTTAATCCATCGCAATATCTATTGTACAAACATTTGGACAGTCACATACAACGCATTCAATTTTTTAGCATGTGGACACAAAAAGAGGCTTTTATCAAAGCGATCGGATTGGGATTTCAATATAGACGGATTAAAGACATTCAGGTTGATATAAACATCTCACAATCCTCTTCAGTCACCAATACATGGAAAGGTAAACAGTGGGTCACAGTTCCATTAAAAAAGGGACCTGAGCATAGTGCATCATTTTGTTATGAGAATGGGAGGGAAACAAAATGCAAAACAGGATGA